The region CAGGCTGATTTCTATTTACCTCCTCTTCATTGGGAATATAGTCAGCATCAAGATCATCTGAAGTTTTTCTCTGTCTTGGAGGTATGGGTGTTGAAGGATTGTCATCACTAGAACTATCCTCCTCCCCGCTGccttcactggaactgcttgatGTCTGCCAATGGAGTCTGGTCGCATCTTCATTAGATTCGTTACAGACACCGGTCAAGTCCATATCATCCATCCTAGTAACAAATATAAGCACTGCATATCAATAGAAAAATTTAAGCTAATTCTATGTAACTGAAAATGATGAATCAATGCAATTCAGATCAAGAATACATGCTATCTTAGAACATAAGAGGCAGTTCATGCTAACAAATAGAGGTTAACATAAGAGGCAGTTCATGTATTGTTATCATCTAGGAAGAACAACTGTATTCTGTAAAGGGCAGTGCACTAGAGCAGCATCTAGGAAGAACAATTGATGTACGTATATGTAAACTGTGAGGCAGAGAATCAACTACGAGAAGGCCAACAGGAATAGGTACAACCGTGGCTGCACTGGGCTCAGGGACGGCGGTGCTCCGCTCGCggacggcggccctccgctcggggacggcggcactccgctcggggacggcggccctccgctcgggcacggcgccgctccgctcggggacggcgccgctccgctcggggaccgcggccctccgctagggcacggcgccgctccgctcggggacggcgccgctccgctcggggacggcggcgctccactaggggacggcggcgctccgctcGGCTCGAGGATGGCGCGGCCCTCCGGCCGgcaaggggatggcggcggggatGGACACGGCTGGCGCGGTAGGCGGTCGATGAAAATTTTGTCTGGCGGCGCGCCTCCGGGAGGGAGATGAAAATTTTGTTTGGGGCGCGCCTGCGTGGGAcacataggcatccatctgttcacaagcgctttttccttgACGATCGCCTGTGATGtagaacatcacaagcgcttcttccttcacgaccgcttgtgacgtggaacatcacaagcgctttttTCTTCTCGACCGCTTGTGAAACCGCTTGCGATACGCTTTTCCTTCCCAACCGCTTTTTCCTTCCTGTCCGCTTGGGATAACTTTTTTCAATTTTTGATCTTATGAAATTTTGTTTCAGAATAATCTGTGTGTGAAcgttggataaatcttttggtacaatttctacatatcatatagtgcatgagtgtcgctgcatagaattttcatgaattttcgagttcggtaactatttagttgtatttaaatgaatttctacatgcttcttgagagtaattcgaacttgaactaagactacaaacaatatgtctcaaaaaaattcctaaaaaatatatattgtttgatgtgttatattattgactaatttctagaaaatgatccaaaatttaattgtttatttactaaaaaAAGGTACCTTTGCTCTGTGTCATGTCAACAAATAAATCTAATAATATGGATTTTTTGTCCAAAAATCTATAACTTGACATGGCATCATACTTTAGGTTACTGAACTTCTAGAAAAAAAATTACTTGATTTCGACAACTTTGGAAACACACTTGTTCATAGGATCATTGATTTAGTTGACTTTATACTAACCGTGTGACTCTTACTTGTGATCCTATGAACAACTGTGTTTCCAAGTTTGTCTAAATAAAGCGATTTTTTTTCTAGGAGTTCAGTAACCTAAAGTATGATGCCATGTCAAGTTATAGATTTTTTGGACAAAAAATCCATATTATTAGATttatttgttgccatcacacagagcaaaggtaccttttttagtaaattaacaattaaattttggatcattttctagaaattagtcaataatataacacatcaaacaatatatattttttaggaatttttttgagacatattgtttgtagtcttagttcaagttcgaattactctcaagaagcatgtagaaattcatttaaatatAATTAAATAGTTAccaaactcaaaaattcatgaaaattcTATGCAGCGACACTCATGCACTATATGATATGTAGAAATTGTACCAAAATATTTATCCAACGTTCACACACAGATTATTCTGAAACAAAATTTCATAAGACCAAAAATTGAAAAAAGTTATCCCAAGCGGACTGGAAGGAAAAAGCGGTTGGGAAAGAAAAGCGTATCGCAAGCGGTTGCACAAGCGGTcgggaaggaaaaagcgcttgtgatgttccacgtcacaagcggtcgtgaaggaaaaagcgcttgtgatgttctacatcacaggcggtcgtCAAGGAGAAAGCGCTTGTGAAGTTCTACATCACAAGCAGTTTCCGTGTATCTCAAGCGGATTTTGGTTTATATCCGCTTGTGGTGTGTGTACATTATAAACTGGTTGGAATCAAGTTGCAGAGGAACCCTTTCGAGTTTCTACCGTTGCCTAACAGCGCCGCCAAGGCTGCCGTtggcgagctgccgccgtccctGCCCCGAGCGCCGCGACGTGGGatgagctgccgccgccgtccacgagcgccgcggccccgagcgccgcgccgtccaCGGGCTGGCGCCGCGGGCCCGAGCGCCGATTCGCAtccacgagctgccgccgccggcccagaGCGCCACGCCGTACGTCCACGAGCTGCCGCCATCCCAGAGCGTCGCGCCATCCAGGAGCTGCTGCCGTCCCCGAGCGTCGCGCCGTGTACGAGCTGCTGTCCCCGAGCAGAGCGCCGCGCGTCCACGAGCTGATGAACCGACCCCAAGCTGCAAGGTATCCTCATCAAATTTGTCTGTTGCTTTTGTTTATGCACATTCGTTCATGATTTAGTGATCGAATTCAATTAATTAGGGGTTTTTGTAGTTCATGGCATAGAATTTTGAAGATTCAGACTTCTGTCATGTACCTATCGATATGATCTTGTTTCACTGTCATGTACCTATCGTAATATGGTCTTGAATTCAATTTATGTTAATCAATATAGGGATAGGCAATGGACCGAGGTTGGATGTACAATGTGCCAAGACCACATCCGTCGTACATTCGAAATGTTAGAAGCTTTATTGAAGCAGCCAACAAGCACGCGAATATGCGAAAAAGTAAGGAGATATTGTGCCCATGCATCGATTGTGATAATAAGGTAGCTTGGAGAGATACAGGAGCAAtccaatcacatctgctcaAAAGAGGGTTCAAAAACAATTACACGATATGGACAGAACATGGTGAGCTGGATCCGTGTGAAGTGCTTGGTAATGATGAAAGTGCTGTGGGAATGTTAGCTAAAAAGGATGGTAAAGTGGATTCTGTGGATGCCAATCAAGATTTTGTAGAATTTGATTGCGAAGACATGTTGCGCCATATGGATCCAGAAATATTGAGTTCTATGGGATCACAGAAGAAAGATCTACCTAAATTGGAGGGTCTGGAAAGTGCCTCAAAAGAACCTTTCTATGATGAATCAAAGGGCTGTGACAAAGAGTTTACTACACTGTGTACAGTTCTTGAACTTCTTAAGTTGAAGGCTAGCACCGGATGGTCTGATACTAGCTTCACAGATCTTTTAAATTTTCTGTCCCAACTCCTACCAAAACCCAACAAACTACCAACCAGCACTTATAAAGCGAAGAAGCTTATATCTCCCGTAGCTCTGGGTGTGCAAAAAATTTATGCATGTCCGAACCATTATATTCTGTATCGTGGCGAGTTTGAGAACGCAACAAGATGCCCAGTTTGCAATGTCAGTCGATACAAGAAGAGCTACAATCAAGAGTGTGTGAACAAAATCGCGAAGATAAATAGAAACAAGAAAGCCGCTATCGGACCTGAAATTGATGATGACACTTTTGATGACATGGATGGCAAAAGGAGGTCAAAGATCCCAGCTTTGGTGATGTGGTATCTTCCAGTAATTGATCGCTTGAAGCGTTTGTTCTCAAACCCTAGGGAGGCTGAGCTTATGCGCTGGCATGCTAAAAGTCGCAAGCAGAATAACAAACAGATTCGACACCCTGCTGATGCATCACAGTGGAAAACTTTTGATCATATGTATCCTGAGTTTGCCAAAGAAATTAGAAATGTAAGATTTGCTTTGGGCACAGACGGAATGAATCCATTTGGTGAAAAAAGAAGtatacatagcacctggccCGTGACTCTGACGATGTACAACCTTCCGTCATGGTTGTGTCACAAAAGGAAGTACATTATGTTGACTATTCTTATTCAAGGTCCGAAAGCAGCTGGTGttgatattgatgtgttcctggAACCTCTTATGGAAGATATGGTGAAGCTCTGGAATGAAGGAGTTCGAATATGGGATGAGTATCGCCAGGAGTATTTCAACCTAAGAGCAATTATATTTATTACCATCCATGATTCTCCCGGGGGCGCCACACTTTCAGGGCAAAAGACCAAAGGAAAGAATGGTTGTGTAGTGTGCGTGGATGGAACTGCTTCCTTATACCTTAAATCATCCAAGAAGTTGGTGTTCATGGGACACAGGCGGTTCTTGATGAAGCAGCATAAGTACCGAAAGATGAAAGAGGAATTTAACAATGAACTGGAAAGTGAAGGTGCACCAAAGCCTTATAGCGGGAAACTCATTTTTGAAATTGTAAAAAACATTCAGGTTGTATtcggaaaggggaaaaaaacaaagtagaaaagagaaagagaactgACCCTTCAACTGACACAACTTTCAAGAAGCAATCGATTTTTTTCAAGTACCTCCCATACTGGAAGGATATGGAAATTTGCCACAGCATTGATTTGTTGCATGTAACAAAGAATGTTTTTGATAGCATCATTGGAACCTTACTGGGCATGCCGAGTAAGACAAAGGATGGACTTAAGTCACGCCAGGACCTAGTAGATCTTCAAATCAGATCGGAACTTCATCCAGTGGATAGTGGCAAAGGGAAGCCTTACCTTCCCCCAGCTAGCTACAACTTGACAGTTGAGGAGAAAACAAAAATTTGCAAATATTTGCGTGGGATCAAAGTGCCCACTGGTTTCTCATCCAATATCAGCGATGAAGGACTTGTCTCTATTTGGTTACAACTCTCATGACTGCCATATGATGATGAAGGTGTTCCTCCCAATTGCGGTAAGAGCCCTCGAAATAGAGCATGTCAAAGTTGTCATCACACGTTTGTGTTACTTTTTCAATGCAGTGTCACAAAAAGTAATAGCTTTAGAAGACTTGGACTATCTGAAGGCATACATCATCGAGACTATGTGCAAGCTTGAAATGTGTTTTCCTCCATCATTTTTTGATATGCAAGTACACCTTATCATACATCTCGTGGATCAGATAAAAATATTAGGGCCACTATATTTACATCATATGTTTCAGTTGGAGCGGTACTTGGCAGTGTTAAAAGGTTATGTGCGAAATCGCGCTCACCCAGAGGGTTCAATCATGGAGGGATACACTACAGAAGAAGTGATTGAGAGCTGTATAGATTACATCAGAAATGGAACAATGATAGGTGTGCCTGTACCTAAACATGAGGGTAAACTATGTGGGAGAGGGAGAATGGGCAGGAAAACTTTCCGCGTCGAGGATTACAAGATAGTACATTGTGCTCATGGTAGTGTACTACAACATCTCGCGATAGCCGAGCCTTACATTGAGGAACACCTAGATGAGCTTCGTAAAGAAAATCAGAACCGCATAGAGGACTGGATCACGAGGGAGCACAAATATCGTTTTAGCGAATGGTTAATGGACAAAAACATCCCATCCGGAGACTCTTTGGAAGAGAAAACAATGAGGAATTTGGCTTCTGGACCATCGTGTTTAGTGACATCATGGCAAACATATGACATCAATGGGTACACATTCCACACTAAATCAAAAGACATGAAAAGTGTTATGCAAAATAGCTGTGTTCGTATTGATGCTTTTGACCTACAGGGACAGAAGACCACATA is a window of Panicum hallii strain FIL2 unplaced genomic scaffold, PHallii_v3.1 scaffold_412, whole genome shotgun sequence DNA encoding:
- the LOC112878692 gene encoding uncharacterized protein LOC112878692, yielding MDRGWMYNVPRPHPSYIRNVRSFIEAANKHANMRKSKEILCPCIDCDNKVAWRDTGAIQSHLLKRGFKNNYTIWTEHGELDPCEVLGNDESAVGMLAKKDGKVDSVDANQDFVEFDCEDMLRHMDPEILSSMGSQKKDLPKLEGLESASKEPFYDESKGCDKEFTTLCTVLELLKLKASTGWSDTSFTDLLNFLSQLLPKPNKLPTSTYKAKKLISPVALGVQKIYACPNHYILYRGEFENATRCPVCNVSRYKKSYNQECVNKIAKINRNKKAAIGPEIDDDTFDDMDGKRRSKIPALVMWYLPVIDRLKRLFSNPREAELMRWHAKSRKQNNKQIRHPADASQWKTFDHMYPEFAKEIRNVRFALGTDGMNPFGEKRSIHSTWPVTLTMYNLPSWLCHKRKYIMLTILIQGPKAAGVDIDVFLEPLMEDMVKLWNEGVRIWDEYRQEYFNLRAIIFITIHDSPGGATLSGQKTKGKNGCVVCVDGTASLYLKSSKKLVFMGHRRFLMKQHKYRKMKEEFNNELESEGAPKPYSGKLIFEIVKNIQVVFGKGKKTK